One Sediminicola sp. YIK13 DNA segment encodes these proteins:
- a CDS encoding glycoside hydrolase family 32 protein translates to MEPRNIYIVLISFGLLMSCKDKPKEASQMDESAETAYYKEAYRPQFHFTPEEKWMNDPNGLVYHKGVYHLFYQYYPDDTVWGPMHWGHAVSKDMVHWEHKPIALFPDEHGYIFSGSAVVDEYNTSGFGSKENPALVAIYTYHLIEGEKAGKNDFQTQGIAYSLDNGDTWKKYEGNPVIPNKGVKDFRDPKVFWNDKVDKWTMLLVAGDHLQIWESPNLIDWEYKSEFGRNQGAHGGVWECPDLFSLKVEGTDEVKWVLLISINPGAPNGGSGTQYFVGDFDGTTFSSDQKDDLWIDLGRDNYAGVTYNNVPNNDRIFIGWMSNWDYARDTPTEKWRSAMTLPRKLSLQKTGDSYELFNYPLKGFDDLLEKEPVRKLTVDSQGVSEIPFEDYSQSDLQFLTGAAVFELIYKNGLDEQVVVTVDRAAMTMTLNRANSGKTDFHESFADPLQKMRLPNLPEGEVLFRIIMDRSSIEIFVNGGQYAMTSQLFPNQNYSALEIKNMDQKDMVINDFQLSKVKSIWKIKE, encoded by the coding sequence ATGGAGCCAAGAAATATATATATAGTGTTGATCAGTTTCGGATTGCTAATGTCATGTAAGGATAAACCTAAAGAAGCTTCTCAAATGGATGAATCGGCTGAAACAGCATATTACAAAGAGGCTTACAGGCCCCAGTTTCATTTTACCCCTGAGGAAAAGTGGATGAACGATCCCAATGGCTTAGTGTACCATAAAGGGGTGTACCATCTGTTTTATCAATATTATCCAGATGATACTGTATGGGGGCCAATGCACTGGGGGCATGCCGTAAGCAAGGATATGGTGCACTGGGAACACAAACCAATTGCCTTATTCCCGGATGAACATGGTTACATTTTTTCTGGGAGTGCCGTGGTAGATGAGTACAATACTTCGGGCTTTGGAAGTAAAGAAAATCCGGCTTTGGTGGCGATATACACCTATCATTTAATTGAAGGGGAAAAAGCGGGGAAAAATGATTTTCAGACCCAGGGGATTGCCTATAGCTTGGACAATGGGGATACCTGGAAAAAATATGAGGGTAATCCTGTTATTCCCAATAAAGGCGTAAAGGATTTTCGGGATCCAAAAGTTTTTTGGAACGATAAGGTCGATAAATGGACCATGCTCCTTGTGGCAGGAGATCACCTTCAAATATGGGAGTCTCCCAATCTGATAGATTGGGAATATAAAAGTGAATTTGGAAGAAATCAAGGTGCCCATGGAGGTGTTTGGGAGTGTCCCGATCTTTTTTCCCTAAAAGTAGAAGGCACCGATGAGGTTAAGTGGGTGTTGTTGATCAGCATCAATCCAGGTGCTCCCAATGGTGGTAGTGGCACCCAATATTTTGTAGGGGATTTTGACGGCACAACATTCTCTTCTGATCAAAAAGATGATCTGTGGATAGATCTGGGCAGGGATAATTATGCTGGAGTAACCTACAACAATGTGCCCAATAATGATAGAATTTTTATAGGGTGGATGAGTAATTGGGATTATGCTAGGGATACTCCAACAGAAAAATGGCGAAGTGCCATGACCTTACCAAGAAAGTTGAGTCTTCAAAAGACCGGAGATTCATATGAACTCTTCAATTATCCGTTGAAAGGTTTTGATGACCTATTGGAAAAAGAACCGGTAAGAAAGTTGACCGTTGATTCTCAAGGTGTGTCGGAAATTCCATTTGAAGATTATAGCCAATCGGATCTTCAATTCCTTACAGGTGCGGCTGTTTTTGAACTCATCTATAAAAATGGTCTTGATGAACAGGTTGTGGTAACTGTAGATAGGGCTGCTATGACGATGACACTGAATAGGGCAAATTCTGGAAAAACCGATTTTCATGAATCCTTTGCAGATCCACTACAAAAAATGAGGCTACCAAATTTGCCCGAAGGGGAAGTTTTGTTCAGGATTATCATGGACAGATCTTCCATTGAAATTTTCGTGAACGGCGGACAGTATGCTATGACCTCCCAGTTGTTTCCCAATCAAAATTATAGTGCTTTGGAAATTAAGAATATGGACCAAAAAGATATGGTAATTAATGATTTTCAATTGTCCAAAGTGAAATCCATCTGGAAGATTAAGGAGTGA
- the arsM gene encoding arsenosugar biosynthesis arsenite methyltransferase ArsM, translating to MSYLNATNDLYKEAALTPDVGLCCTTNPVWQFPGLSIPKIMQEMNYGCGSTVSAQDLVNNPKVLYVGVGGGMELLQFSYFSRQKGGVTGVDVVDEMLEASKKNFKIAEEENTWFKSEFVDLVKGDALNLPVASGSIDVAAQNCLFNIFKAEDLQKAVAEMYRVLRPHGRLVMSDPICEQPMNDELRNDDRLRALCLSGSIPMKDYIKALTDAGFGTIEIRARKSYRVLSPNHYPTEELIYIESIEIAAIKDPMPADGPCVFTGKTAIYYGDEQYFDDKNGHVLMQNQPLAVCDKTAAALAKANDQIHISESTWHYNGGGCC from the coding sequence ATGAGTTATTTAAACGCCACAAACGACCTATACAAAGAAGCTGCATTAACCCCTGATGTAGGGTTGTGCTGCACCACCAATCCCGTTTGGCAATTTCCCGGGCTTTCCATTCCCAAAATCATGCAGGAAATGAACTATGGTTGTGGAAGTACGGTTTCCGCCCAAGATTTGGTCAATAACCCTAAAGTACTTTATGTTGGTGTTGGTGGCGGAATGGAATTGTTGCAATTTTCATACTTTTCTAGGCAAAAAGGTGGGGTTACAGGAGTTGATGTCGTTGATGAGATGTTGGAGGCCTCCAAAAAGAATTTCAAGATAGCAGAAGAAGAGAATACGTGGTTCAAAAGTGAGTTTGTAGACCTTGTGAAAGGAGACGCCCTAAACCTTCCCGTTGCAAGCGGAAGTATTGATGTTGCCGCACAAAACTGTCTGTTCAATATCTTCAAGGCCGAAGATCTACAAAAGGCAGTTGCAGAAATGTACCGTGTTTTAAGACCCCACGGTAGATTGGTTATGAGTGACCCTATCTGTGAGCAACCCATGAACGATGAATTACGGAATGATGATAGGCTCCGGGCCCTTTGTTTAAGTGGCAGTATCCCTATGAAAGATTATATAAAAGCATTGACCGATGCAGGGTTTGGAACCATAGAGATAAGAGCGCGTAAATCGTATCGGGTGCTTTCTCCCAACCACTACCCCACAGAGGAACTGATTTACATTGAGTCCATTGAAATAGCTGCCATTAAAGACCCCATGCCGGCAGATGGACCTTGCGTATTTACAGGTAAAACTGCTATCTATTATGGTGATGAGCAATATTTTGATGATAAAAACGGACATGTTTTAATGCAAAACCAACCTTTGGCCGTTTGTGATAAGACAGCCGCTGCTCTGGCCAAGGCCAATGATCAAATACATATCAGCGAAAGTACCTGGCATTATAATGGGGGTGGATGCTGCTAG
- a CDS encoding N-acetylmuramoyl-L-alanine amidase family protein, translated as MYPKKCSLLLLVLVLSSLSIYAQNSVKTVIAEKGDGIFSILRKQGMDPIKHYGHFVALNKDNLRDSIQLYEGRKYVLPPFVEAEVVDTIQNKATEIKSMGKEAEYSIFGKKYALVPNMSKALEGAVYYLISGHGGPDPGAIENYEGKIIAEDEYAYDITLRLARELMSQGAKVYIIIRDPNDGIRDERILEIDRDEVTYPNLEIPLNQLARLKQRVDAVNMLYAENKGKYQRLIVTHVDSRSKGQNIDVFFYHHENSKNGKRFAENIHTTFQNKYQKYQPNREYSGTFEDRTNLYLVKKTHPAMVYIEIGNIKNTKDQRRILDPDNRQALAKWISEGVLLDYQTRN; from the coding sequence GTGTACCCCAAAAAATGTAGCCTCTTACTATTGGTTCTGGTCTTATCATCCCTTTCCATTTATGCTCAAAACTCCGTAAAGACCGTAATTGCCGAAAAAGGGGATGGGATTTTTTCCATTCTTAGAAAACAAGGCATGGACCCCATAAAACATTATGGACATTTCGTGGCTTTAAATAAAGATAATCTTCGGGACAGCATTCAGCTCTACGAGGGCCGCAAATATGTGTTGCCACCCTTTGTTGAAGCTGAGGTAGTAGATACCATTCAGAATAAAGCAACAGAAATAAAGAGTATGGGCAAAGAGGCCGAATACTCCATTTTTGGGAAGAAATATGCGCTTGTTCCCAATATGAGTAAGGCCTTGGAAGGCGCTGTTTATTATTTGATTTCCGGTCATGGGGGTCCAGATCCGGGGGCCATTGAGAACTACGAAGGAAAAATTATTGCAGAAGATGAATATGCCTATGATATCACATTGCGTTTGGCGAGAGAATTAATGTCACAAGGAGCAAAGGTTTATATCATCATACGCGACCCCAATGACGGAATTAGGGATGAACGTATTCTGGAAATAGATAGGGATGAGGTTACCTATCCCAATCTCGAAATACCGCTAAATCAATTGGCCAGACTAAAGCAAAGGGTAGATGCTGTAAATATGTTATACGCGGAAAATAAGGGAAAATATCAGCGACTTATCGTTACACATGTGGATAGTCGCAGTAAGGGACAGAACATCGATGTTTTCTTTTATCACCATGAGAACAGTAAGAATGGTAAGAGATTTGCGGAGAACATACATACAACTTTTCAGAATAAGTATCAGAAATATCAACCCAATAGGGAGTATTCAGGAACTTTTGAGGATCGTACCAATCTGTACCTAGTTAAAAAGACACACCCGGCAATGGTATATATTGAAATTGGGAACATAAAAAATACCAAAGACCAAAGGAGGATATTAGATCCTGATAATAGACAAGCTTTGGCAAAATGGATTTCAGAAGGAGTTCTCTTGGATTATCAGACTAGAAACTAG
- a CDS encoding TIGR04282 family arsenosugar biosynthesis glycosyltransferase — MTSSSNSLNQKNLLLIFTRNPELGKCKTRLAAKVGDHTALKIYTFLLEHTHNVTKEVKATREVHYSEEIWENDIWENTLYHKKIQQGKDLGERMLNAFNDGFEAGYENIIVIGSDMYDLSSDDLNTAFEELHKTDFVIGPAEDGGYYLLGMSKIKASLFKNKAWGTNTVLNETLNDLKNESVKLLKIKNDVDLYEDIQNIDAFQPFLKNI, encoded by the coding sequence ATGACATCAAGTTCCAATTCCCTAAACCAAAAGAACCTACTTCTTATTTTTACAAGAAATCCAGAATTGGGTAAATGCAAAACTAGATTGGCAGCTAAAGTAGGCGACCACACCGCTCTTAAAATATATACCTTTTTATTGGAGCATACCCACAACGTTACCAAAGAAGTGAAAGCCACCAGAGAAGTGCATTATTCGGAAGAAATATGGGAAAATGATATCTGGGAAAATACACTTTATCACAAAAAAATACAACAGGGCAAGGACTTGGGAGAACGAATGCTAAACGCTTTTAATGATGGCTTTGAAGCGGGGTATGAAAATATTATCGTTATTGGGAGCGACATGTACGATCTCTCGTCTGATGACCTAAATACAGCTTTCGAGGAATTGCATAAAACCGACTTTGTCATTGGGCCAGCAGAAGATGGCGGATACTATCTTTTGGGAATGTCCAAAATCAAGGCCTCTCTTTTTAAAAATAAGGCCTGGGGGACAAATACCGTTCTCAACGAGACCCTAAATGATTTAAAAAATGAATCGGTCAAGCTATTGAAAATAAAAAATGATGTGGATCTTTACGAGGACATTCAAAATATTGACGCTTTTCAACCATTTTTAAAAAACATATAA
- a CDS encoding purine-nucleoside phosphorylase — MTLKQLEESTAYLKQKGFDAPELGIVLGTGLGKLVAEIENPIEAHYNHIPFFPLATVEFHTGKLIYGTLEGKKVVVMQGRFHMYEGYDLIDVTYPIRVMHQLGIKNLFISNAAGAVNLNFNKGDIMLIEDHINLQGGSPLAFKNVAEFGDRFVDMSEPYDLKMRKKVEDIAKRENISLKKGVYASVVGPQLETKAEYRMIKLIGADAVGMSTVPEVIAANHLRLPVMAVSVLTDECDPDNLKPVNIAEIIAIAGETEPKMIKLFKELIKEI, encoded by the coding sequence ATGACATTAAAACAATTAGAAGAGTCTACTGCCTATTTAAAGCAAAAAGGTTTTGATGCCCCTGAACTGGGCATCGTACTTGGAACCGGACTTGGAAAATTAGTGGCGGAAATTGAAAATCCCATTGAAGCACATTATAACCATATCCCATTTTTTCCATTGGCGACCGTTGAGTTCCATACCGGAAAACTGATCTATGGCACTTTAGAAGGAAAAAAGGTAGTGGTCATGCAGGGTCGCTTTCATATGTACGAAGGATATGATTTAATTGATGTTACTTATCCTATAAGGGTTATGCACCAACTGGGGATCAAGAATTTGTTTATCTCCAATGCAGCCGGAGCCGTCAACCTCAACTTTAATAAAGGGGATATTATGTTGATTGAAGATCACATTAATCTTCAGGGAGGATCGCCTTTGGCTTTTAAAAACGTAGCCGAATTTGGAGACCGATTTGTGGACATGAGTGAACCATATGACCTAAAAATGCGTAAAAAGGTAGAGGATATTGCAAAAAGAGAAAACATATCGCTCAAAAAAGGGGTTTACGCCTCCGTGGTTGGTCCACAATTGGAAACCAAAGCGGAATATAGAATGATAAAATTAATTGGCGCCGATGCCGTAGGGATGAGCACTGTTCCAGAAGTAATAGCCGCCAATCATCTACGATTGCCCGTCATGGCAGTATCCGTCCTCACCGACGAATGTGACCCGGACAATCTGAAACCGGTGAATATTGCAGAAATTATCGCAATTGCAGGTGAGACAGAACCAAAAATGATCAAATTATTTAAAGAATTAATAAAAGAGATATGA
- a CDS encoding DUF547 domain-containing protein, translated as MKHIFILLLVFTGIAFGHAKSTAIVEGPLSLQKVDYSTWDKLLKKYVDDQGNVDYKNFRKEIGLLNSYIEQQTKNPVSEYDTKESKLVYYINLYNAATVKLILDNYPLGSIKDLKGPWNRQVVTIRNKQLSLGDIEHNILRKMDEPRIHFAINCASYSCPKLLNEAFTVEKLEDLLEKSARNFVNDPKRNVITKEKAMLSQIFKWYKKDFTDEVSLTDYINQYSKIKITRETRIEFINYDWSLNASK; from the coding sequence ATGAAACATATCTTCATCCTACTACTGGTATTTACTGGAATTGCCTTTGGCCACGCCAAATCCACAGCAATTGTTGAGGGACCTTTGAGTCTTCAAAAAGTTGACTACTCGACCTGGGATAAACTATTGAAAAAATATGTTGACGATCAGGGCAATGTTGATTACAAAAACTTCCGTAAGGAAATTGGACTGCTAAATTCATATATAGAGCAACAGACCAAAAATCCTGTCTCGGAATATGACACCAAGGAAAGTAAATTAGTGTACTACATCAATTTGTACAATGCGGCTACCGTAAAATTAATTTTAGATAATTATCCATTGGGCAGTATCAAGGATCTAAAAGGACCTTGGAATAGGCAAGTAGTCACCATAAGGAACAAGCAGCTCTCCCTTGGGGATATTGAACACAATATTTTACGTAAAATGGACGAACCTAGGATCCATTTCGCCATTAATTGCGCTTCCTATTCCTGTCCAAAACTGTTGAACGAGGCGTTTACGGTTGAAAAATTGGAAGACCTTTTGGAAAAATCAGCAAGAAACTTTGTGAACGATCCCAAAAGGAATGTCATCACGAAGGAGAAAGCCATGTTGTCCCAAATCTTTAAATGGTACAAAAAAGACTTTACTGATGAGGTCTCATTGACTGACTACATCAATCAATATTCAAAGATTAAAATAACAAGGGAGACCAGAATAGAATTTATCAACTACGATTGGAGCCTCAATGCATCAAAATGA
- a CDS encoding NAD(P)/FAD-dependent oxidoreductase, protein MEHIVIIGNGIAGITAARHIRKLSDKKITIVSAETDHFFARTALMYVYMGHMQFEHIKPYEDGFWAKNRIDLVNGFVTKVDHTSKKIELASSKSIAYDKLIIATGSKPNKFGWPGQDLKGVQGLYSKQDLDALEVHAPNNEVCSRAVIVGGGLIGIELAEMLRSRKIPVTFLVREDSFWNGVLPQGESEMINEHILEHHIDLQLGTNLKEILSDENGHAKAVTTDKGETIECNLVGLTAGVTPNIDFLKDSGITLGKGVKVNRMLETNIQDIYAIGDCAEQHQPIGHRRPVEAVWYTGRMMGEAIAQTICGNPTPYNPGHWFNSAKFLDIEYQTYGWVFSERNRKPYEEHFHWRHNDEKACVTISFHKETKEFLGINTFGIRMRHEIVDRWLTDGKSINHVIAHLRDANFDPEFYTTYEASIVAKYNEQFNTSIGLKKKSLKRIFFNA, encoded by the coding sequence ATGGAACATATCGTTATTATTGGCAATGGAATAGCAGGGATTACCGCTGCCAGACATATTCGCAAGCTTTCTGACAAAAAAATAACCATAGTCTCTGCTGAAACAGACCACTTCTTTGCCCGTACTGCCCTGATGTATGTGTATATGGGACACATGCAGTTTGAACATATTAAACCATATGAAGATGGCTTTTGGGCCAAAAATAGAATAGACCTGGTTAATGGCTTTGTAACCAAGGTGGACCATACATCGAAAAAAATTGAACTAGCCAGTTCTAAATCCATAGCATACGATAAATTGATCATCGCAACCGGCTCCAAGCCCAATAAATTTGGATGGCCAGGACAAGATTTGAAAGGGGTACAGGGATTGTACTCCAAACAAGATCTCGATGCGCTGGAAGTTCACGCACCCAACAATGAGGTGTGCTCCCGAGCTGTAATTGTAGGCGGAGGACTCATAGGAATAGAATTGGCGGAGATGTTGCGAAGCAGAAAGATCCCCGTTACATTTTTGGTTCGGGAAGATAGCTTTTGGAACGGCGTACTGCCCCAAGGCGAATCAGAGATGATCAATGAACATATTTTGGAGCACCACATAGATTTACAACTAGGCACAAACCTAAAAGAAATACTATCCGATGAAAATGGCCATGCCAAAGCTGTCACTACAGATAAAGGAGAAACTATTGAGTGCAACCTTGTAGGCCTTACCGCAGGCGTAACCCCCAATATAGATTTTCTTAAAGACTCAGGCATTACCCTGGGCAAGGGGGTTAAAGTTAACCGGATGTTGGAAACCAACATTCAGGACATCTATGCCATTGGGGACTGTGCAGAACAACACCAACCCATTGGCCACAGAAGACCTGTAGAAGCTGTTTGGTATACAGGCCGAATGATGGGTGAAGCCATTGCCCAGACAATATGTGGCAACCCTACACCTTATAACCCTGGACACTGGTTCAATTCTGCCAAATTTTTAGATATTGAATATCAAACCTATGGGTGGGTGTTTAGTGAGCGAAATAGAAAACCTTATGAGGAACATTTCCATTGGAGACATAATGATGAAAAGGCATGCGTTACTATTTCTTTTCACAAAGAGACCAAGGAATTTTTAGGGATCAACACCTTTGGAATTAGAATGAGACACGAAATAGTGGACAGATGGTTAACAGATGGCAAATCTATTAATCATGTCATTGCCCACTTAAGGGATGCTAATTTTGATCCTGAATTCTATACCACCTATGAAGCTTCTATCGTAGCCAAATACAATGAACAGTTTAATACGTCCATTGGTTTAAAAAAGAAAAGTTTAAAAAGAATATTTTTCAACGCATAA
- a CDS encoding glycoside hydrolase family 113 — MKKLLLFILFTLQLSCISQDKKKINGVSFVASREQASQEHVEALLRINAESAAVMPFGFIRDVASPEIVFDTERQWFGETKRGAKQYIELLHKNGLRVMVKPQIWIWKGTFTGTLKMNSEEDWMALEASYTKFIMTYAELAQETKTEFFCIGTELEKFIENRPEYWNSLVRKIRAVYKGKLTYAANWDEYERTPFWEDLDYIGVDAYFPLSDEKTPSVGQLVNGWRPYKEKLMTLSKKLEKPVLFTEYGYRSNDYTAKRPWLVDHSKDDVNLEAQANATKAIFESFWAEDWFQGGFVWKWFIDHKSAGGGGDNRFTPQNKPAEEIIRSFYKNH; from the coding sequence ATGAAAAAATTGCTCCTCTTTATTTTATTCACCTTGCAACTGTCCTGTATAAGTCAGGATAAGAAAAAAATTAACGGCGTTAGTTTTGTGGCTTCGAGGGAACAGGCCTCCCAGGAACATGTGGAAGCCCTTTTGCGAATCAATGCAGAATCGGCAGCTGTAATGCCCTTTGGTTTTATAAGGGATGTAGCCTCCCCAGAGATTGTTTTTGACACAGAAAGGCAGTGGTTTGGGGAGACCAAGAGAGGAGCAAAACAATATATCGAGTTACTTCATAAAAATGGATTAAGGGTAATGGTCAAGCCCCAAATCTGGATATGGAAAGGGACCTTTACGGGAACCCTAAAAATGAATTCAGAAGAAGATTGGATGGCTTTGGAAGCCTCCTACACAAAATTCATCATGACTTATGCCGAATTGGCACAAGAAACAAAAACGGAATTCTTTTGTATTGGAACGGAATTGGAAAAGTTCATAGAGAACAGGCCGGAATATTGGAACAGCCTTGTTAGAAAAATACGTGCTGTGTATAAAGGTAAACTTACCTATGCGGCGAACTGGGATGAATATGAACGTACCCCATTTTGGGAAGATTTGGATTATATAGGGGTAGATGCTTATTTCCCTTTGTCCGATGAAAAGACCCCTTCAGTGGGACAATTGGTGAATGGTTGGAGGCCATATAAGGAGAAACTCATGACCCTATCCAAAAAATTAGAGAAACCCGTTCTGTTTACTGAATATGGCTATAGAAGTAATGATTATACGGCAAAACGCCCTTGGTTGGTGGATCATAGTAAGGATGACGTAAACCTTGAAGCGCAGGCAAATGCCACGAAGGCTATTTTTGAATCTTTTTGGGCAGAGGACTGGTTCCAAGGAGGCTTTGTTTGGAAATGGTTCATAGATCATAAATCTGCAGGAGGGGGAGGTGACAACAGATTTACCCCTCAGAATAAGCCTGCGGAGGAGATAATCAGATCCTTTTATAAAAATCATTGA
- a CDS encoding TIGR04283 family arsenosugar biosynthesis glycosyltransferase gives MHQNDSLKISIIIPVLNEAEHIAHVLKYLNDICNKDHVKEIIIVDGGSTDNTPAIAKEFGATLVHSEKGRAKQMNKGTKKATGSIFYFLHADTFPPKDFDTHIVNAVAFGNPAGCFRMKFDSNSWLLRASGWLTRINIKVCRGGDQSLFITKKLWERSEGYNESYIIYEDTEFIGRLYKLGDFKVLPQTVLTSARKYNKNGTIRLQYHFGVIHFIKLMGAGPERLYRYYKKNILT, from the coding sequence ATGCATCAAAATGATTCCCTTAAGATAAGTATCATAATACCAGTTCTCAACGAAGCGGAACATATTGCTCACGTATTGAAATACCTAAATGACATCTGCAATAAAGATCACGTTAAGGAAATCATTATAGTTGATGGGGGCAGCACAGACAACACTCCAGCCATTGCAAAAGAATTTGGTGCCACCCTGGTACATTCTGAAAAAGGACGGGCCAAACAGATGAACAAAGGAACCAAAAAGGCAACTGGATCCATATTTTACTTTTTACACGCAGACACCTTTCCTCCTAAAGATTTTGACACCCATATTGTCAATGCAGTTGCCTTTGGGAATCCTGCTGGTTGCTTTCGCATGAAATTCGACTCTAACAGCTGGCTCCTAAGAGCTTCAGGATGGCTTACTCGGATCAACATAAAAGTTTGTCGTGGTGGCGACCAATCCCTTTTCATCACCAAGAAATTATGGGAAAGGTCCGAAGGATATAATGAATCCTATATAATTTATGAGGACACCGAGTTTATAGGTCGCTTATATAAATTAGGGGACTTTAAAGTATTGCCCCAAACGGTACTAACTTCAGCAAGAAAATATAATAAGAATGGCACTATTAGGTTGCAGTATCATTTTGGCGTCATCCATTTTATAAAACTAATGGGTGCCGGTCCGGAGCGTCTTTACAGATATTACAAAAAAAACATATTGACCTAA
- a CDS encoding rhodanese-like domain-containing protein has translation MKIKYFIVLLLFSFIHVHSQETIDEALQKYNTHEVPYLKVGEAIDNKDYLFLDARRQKEYDVSHIENATFVGTSKLNLEEMSSLAPDKNAPIIVYCSIGVRSEKSAKKLLEQGYTNVYNLYGGIFEWVNQGHPIVDHLGNETHKVHAFSKHWGKFLTKGEKVY, from the coding sequence ATGAAAATTAAGTATTTCATAGTTCTTCTCTTATTCAGTTTTATCCATGTCCATTCCCAGGAAACAATAGATGAAGCCTTACAAAAATATAATACGCACGAGGTGCCCTATTTGAAGGTTGGGGAAGCCATTGACAATAAAGACTATTTGTTCTTGGATGCCAGAAGACAGAAGGAATATGATGTTAGCCATATTGAGAATGCAACCTTCGTAGGCACCTCTAAATTAAATTTAGAAGAAATGTCCAGTTTGGCTCCAGATAAAAATGCACCAATAATCGTTTATTGCTCCATAGGTGTTCGCTCGGAAAAAAGTGCCAAAAAATTATTAGAGCAAGGATACACCAATGTTTACAACCTATATGGGGGAATTTTCGAATGGGTAAACCAAGGTCACCCCATTGTTGACCATCTAGGGAATGAGACCCATAAAGTACATGCCTTTAGTAAGCATTGGGGTAAGTTTCTGACTAAAGGCGAAAAAGTATATTAA